The DNA region CAAAAATAACGTAAAGGATATTGGGCAAGTCACCAAACCGATAACAGCTGATGTTTACTGATTCAGCTCATGACTTGAATGGCAAATCAGCCCTTGTGGACAAACCATCTGAAAGTGAAAAAGCTTAGTTGGATGGTCTAATTTTAACAGATTTGGTTTGACCATAATTATATACAGAAATTTAGTACTCGTGAGTTTGATAttttttgggggaaataattgaATTTGTGGCTGATTGAATGAAATTCAGGTGTACAATTTCTGGCTCAAGAAACCAATATGCTTCCGACAAGAATCAGTTTGCTTTCTTGTCAAAATTTCTTTGCCTGCTTTCTATAGGAGAGACTCTAATGGCTGAGAGATGTTACCGGTGCTCAGGAAGGACCATGATCACCTGTAACGTGTGATCAATTGCCTGTAGCCACTAAAAGCCTGATAGCATATGACCCAATTCTCTAAATAAAGAACATGGGTTCAAAACCTctccccttaaaaaaaaaaaaaaagcctatagccaaaattgaatttttattttttattttttgtcgaattagatttttttatctcTCTAAGTTGTgtgaaaaaacacatttttgtaTCCCTAAACCCTTGATTTTGTCCATATAATCATACGCCCAATCCCACTTCGATCCtttgtataaaataaatcatgGAATTTTCATAGCACCACTTAACAAACTGAGAGACTTGTAGTTTGGGAGTGCAAAGTGTAAAATCCCTGGtgcaaagtattttttttcattgaacCGTTTTTGGAACTTTAGAAACTAAAGTAAAACAAACAATAGTTTAAGAACGAAATTAAACTCAGACACAGTTCAGGAATCAAAATTAGTAGGCAAAAAGGTTATTGTTCGAGTTCAATGGCAAATAAGCAATTTAAAGGTTGCACTGCTGAGGAGGAGCCATGTAGCCAGTCGGGACAATAGCATGTCAAAAAGAAATATGACGTACATATGGCCAGCGAGCAAAGAAAGGTATACTATTTGAAAATGAGGACCGAGGTTCAGCTTAAGAGATGGGATCTAAAACAGCTAAAAAGGCCAACAGATCTTACTGTCAAAGCCACTTTATTCTGCAAACAGAACAACGCGTAGTAAGTGATCTTGAGATTTGATGGGTCATTTCCACACCACAGGACAAGGTCTGTGACCCTGTATAGGATTTGTATTGAGGAATTCAGGGGGATGCACAATTTCAAATTGTAATGGTGGCCAATTAAACTACTGTTATATAtgcaactcagagccttcacaGCCATAAGCACCAAGGCATCAGGGGTTGAAGCCATAATCAGATACTTGTGGGTGCTAGCAATACTTGATACCATAAAAATACATCAGTGGGTTGATCTATCAAAATTGCTGCTCTGCCACTCTACCTAGGTGTAAGGGTAGTTAATACGGTTGGAGCTAGGAATGCTTCTCATTGATGAAGCTACCAAACGACAGATTGATGAGGTAAAATTCGTCAAAAACATGTAATTTTACCTTCTTTTTGCTAAGTACATGATATTTAATAGAACTTATCATAAATCGAAGGCATCAAAAGCATTCtggaaaaattgaataaaaattagaGCTTGGCATCATAAGGGAAATAAAGTTGTCCTTGATCACAAACTCTTTCCAAAATCTTGGTAACAGCACAAGAAAAtgaaactaattaaataaagCAAGAAGAAAACTATTGAGTAAAGATAAAAAAGGGATATGAAAGAGCATCTCAAACACAGTTAATCAGGTATAAAACTCCGAATAAACAGGACGGTCCTTGGTCCAGCTGAACCTTGAATATTCATCCCCAATGCCACCATTTATGCTCAAGTCCAAGCCAGGCAACACACTCTTGTGAAGTATTGATTTAAGCAGGGACACCACAGGCCCACCAAATTCTGGCCACGAAAGACAAAGAGTTCCCTTGATATTCTTCATCTGGCATCGGCCCAGCAAGGCAGCTGCCAAGCCATCTACAAGACTTCCTGATGGAAAATAGTCTATACCCTTTAACAATGATGAACTACCATTACCCTCACCTAacccttctcttttttctgATGATGTCTCCAGCTTGAAAACAAATGTCTCATCTGGCGACAGCTTACCACGGAAGTTTCGACTCTGAATTGAATCCAATATCAGAACCCTCTCAGGAATGATTTGATCTGCAATCAAAAACTTTGCAACAATGTGTGATCTCTCTGCAGCAATGGGGCACTGAACAGAGACAAGGATAATTGAATCATCAGCAACATTGAGGGTATAGATATTGCAAGATTTATCTCCAATAGAGGGTTCAGTAGAGCTTCCAGAGAAAGGGATTTCAGGAAGGATGACACTTCCAATTAGGGTTTTGGAGGACAAATGGTGGAAAATATGGATAGATGGTGAAGATACGGCAATGATGAGGAGAGAGGGACGAAGAGGTTCATCATGTTTAGGATTGGAAAAAATGAGGGACGGAGATGGAAGAGGCGGTGATGGAGCAGTAAAGTTATTGAGATCTTCCTCAAAGAACCTTGAAGGCGGGGGAAGCTCTGTTAGGACATCCTCCATTTGTCAACTTGGCCCAAGTTCACCACCCTGAAAAAATATGCAAGTAGACGTAGTATAAGTAGCAGACTTTCTAATAATGTAGTTACTAACACAACAACACTCCAACTAACTaacaaaaaaatcacattaaatgGATAATTCAATCTATTACTTAACCATTAATTCTTTCTTGTTGGAAAATTAAGCAATGATTGTCCCACTATTTGAGAGTACCGAGTCAAAAAATGGACCCAAAGGCCCCCTTTAGTTCGAATCCCactgggtgcaaacaatctttagGGATCATTGGACTGGGAGATTTTTCCTTTGAATTACCCAAGATGCACTTGTGAAAAACTCCTTACCGAGTGCCTGTGCACCTCCAAGATTAGTCGGGACGCTGTatccggtgccaataaaaataaaagagggggggggggggggggggcggttGTGTCTCATCCGAAGAGATCATTTATATGATTTCAGGCGTCTTGCAAGTAGAATACtagatataaatttatataatttcagGCGTCTTGCAAGTAGAATACTAGATATAACTGGCGAGTTGTGTAAACTTCTAGAAACAAGGATGGTAGTCAAATTATTGCAAACAATAGAAGCTGCAATTTGCATATTAGTAAGGCCCTAtatatccccccccccccccccccccccccccccctctctccctctctctcgatCACTCTAATcaataaaaagtgaaaaaatgcATGGAAATTATGAATCAGAATCAACGCTGAATGACGAGTTGCTATCCATGAACCCTAGCCATTTTGTTTGGCCGCCAGCAAGAATTAGGAAACGAAAGCATATAGCTCCATGATGATttctcttattataaaataaaaaattattctgaAAACCTACGGAGGCTAATtctatgcataaaaaaaaataaaaaaaaggaaagaaagaaatttacagAAGATCAgctcaataaaaaaacaaatgcaaTTTCCCGGGAAAACGAAAAGAGTAAGAGAAATGCATACCCGGGTAACGAGAGAACGAGGCCGTCGAGGTTAGGTAGATCGGGAACCTTAAGGGCTTTCACTCTCTGTATTTCTTGGCTCTCAATCAAGGTAGAAGGAGCTCTGAACTCGGAAAGTTTGAAGGAAATAACTTTAAGGCGTTAGGGTGTGTTTGGTTTACACTTTACATAAAAGGCATTTAGACCATTGGGTTTTAGCCGGCCCACCATATTAGCCCCAAGTTTGGCATTAGGCCCGTCAAGGTATAGAATCTGTATTCTGTCGTTCTGTTATTTCGTTTAGAGTACAGTTTTATGAGTAAGGAAAACAATACTTTGCCTCTCAAAATGACCGCTCCATTTGACTGTTcatctaaaatttttttatttaatgattaaaaaattaatttttaatatattaatatattttttatttttttaaaaatatttaaatatattaaaaaatgttttaaataaaaaaataaaaaaataaaaatttcaaaatatatcaaataGAACGGTAGTACTCAAACGGCAAAGTTGCACCGTTCTTATGAGTAATACTACAAATCACTCACTGTTCACTACCCACGCTCGATACCTGATGTGTATTTTGccgcctttattttttttcctcttcacgCTGAAATGCTCGTTTGAGGGGAAGAATAGGTCATTTTCGAATTTGCTCTCCACCCCTGCATTCATACTGAACTTCCTCTGCCCACCCGAGCCGCATGGGTAGTGGAGAATTTTCCTTTATATAGAAGGAAATGAAATTTAGCAAATTATCCACACAGTTAATACAAAATTCTCTAGgctaattttaaatataattttagcgTGTGCAAAATAgcgatttaatattaaaaaaattctctaggctaattttattattaaaaaaataatttttttatgtcgatttaatattttcctactttttaacaaaataaatatataagacTTACGTACCATAAGATTACAAATGTCATTTTCCGAAATCTCAATTCCTTTCTCATCTCTCTTATCTAGGAGGTTCTCATCTCCAAGTGAGTTTATTCCTTACAATTTTCCTTCAATTCATCAAAAGTCATACATATTCTCTTTTGTCAAAGAAAGTTGAACCTCTCATTCGACCACTACAAAATAGCGAACTACTGTGTATCCTAACTTATTAGGATCTTCAATCATAACATTAAGGTACACtaaatagaaataatagaatgtgttaaaattaatattttgaataccgtaccagaTGTCATACCGGTCAAggtactaaaataaaatatttcagtaCCAATActgtttcgtgtaccgtttcaaaatagtcgatatatgaataaactatatgtataaatatatatatatatataaattataaatagtttagtctGAATTGGGAGTTAAAAAATGAActtgtaatttgaaaaaatgaaaaaagaaaaaaagaagaagaagaagaagaagaagaagaagaagaagaagaagagtataGGCCGAAATACCGACCGGTACGTAGGCCGGTACCAGCCGAAATATCTATCGATACGGCCGGTATTTGGGCCGGTATAAAACAGGTATAATATATGTACCGGACCATTTGCCGGTACGGCATATTCCAACCGATACAGTACAGTATTTAAAACATTGATCAAAATCACAATGTTCTTCGCACCGACttgtaaatagaattttgagatttaaaactTAGCTAACAATAAAAGAAGTAACTGTCTACCAGCTGAGGCGATTTCAAGGAAACTAAATAAGTGAGAGTGATATGTTACAGGAGAAACTGGGAATTTAGGATTTGAAGATACTTGGATGATAAATGCATTTATGATCAAACTGGTTTAAGTTTATTGAGCCAGTGAACAGGGTCCCGTTCTGATTCCTTTATCAACAACTTTGATACTAAATGATATTGGAACTTTTAATTCTAGTACTCTATCCCCAAGAAACTTTTGAGACAGCTTACACCATCTGCTGCCAAGCAACTCATAGATCTCACACACAGACTCCAGTATAGGCAAAAGAACCATATCAACGACATTGTTCTCGAAAAAAGATTGGAGGCCTTCATTGAATTTCTTAAACTGCCAGCAGGATCAAGTCTTTTCAGTACAAAGTATGATACTCTCAAGGTACTGTTAAAATTCTGTATAGTGTATCATTTCTCAGCCAGTGAACTTGAACTTTAAGGTGTCAAGTTGCACGGCCAGAGTCTAGGATAAAAGAATGAGATTTTTCACCAATTGCTACCCTCTAACCTGCTAGATATACAACCCTTTCAATTGCATAAAGCTAAAGCCGTAGTCATCTGCAGGGGAAGTGGCGAGAAGAATCTTTCACAATGATCACCACATGGTGTCGTTAGATTTTGGTTTTTGCTCAATCTTCATGTTCATCTTCACCTTCAGAATCTGATAGGAGCCACAATTAAAAAATTCCAATCATTTTTATAGTTGGCAAACTACAGTACTAtagtatttataaataataatgtgcATGCTTTTAATTTACATAACCCCTAAGTGAACATATATCTCACTCACCAGATCGAACATCATCACCGAGCTGGCCTCTTGCTTGGATTTGCTTAACAAGCATCCGGTACATCAATACCCACCAATAAATATGAAGAACAAGCAAGCAGAATAGAAGAGTATTAAACACATAATAATAAATTGGTCCATCCACTGGATGTTTTTCCTGGTCCAAAGTCAGGACAACTTCGTAGCTGCATCAAAGGagaaaaataaccaaaaacaTAAAGGGACAGTATTTAAATAAACTATCGGTCTCAAAGCATTATTTGATACAAACagcattctttttcttttttgagaaatcaagattgatttttttctctttctgaaTGGGTGATCGTCTGGTGTAATGGTGAATGTCTCTGCCTATCATATCATTAAGAACGAGTTCACAAGTCCAATTCTTGGTAGCCATCCATTCTTTGGCATGCTATCAAGGTTTGTGGTTAGGAATATATAGTTAATGGGTTAACCACAACCACTAGATCTTAAGATCCTGGCAGAAGAGTAGAAGCCAGGGAAAAGTACACAATTTAATGCGTAATCTAAAGAAGGCATTAGAATTGTACAAACCTTGTACTCCAAAGGACCCAGAATGGATAGTATATGAGGCGCAGTAATATCCAGGACAAAACAAATAGAATAAACGCAAAGCTAGCTATCCTTTCAGCACCACTATATTTGGACATCTTCCCTACCTCCAGAAATACATCACTAGCATCATGCAGAGCCAAAACAACCGAACCAACACGTGAAAACCTACAAGAAATAGGAGAGAATCAGGTATTGGTAATATGGTAGTGCttccagtattttttttttttaattttatttatttatttatttttatcattgcaTGCACTTGAAGCCAAATGGTTTTCTTCATATGCAACAGGAATGACACATTTATGACTTCAAATAATGCCAACCCTTATGATTTCAGTTGATAAATTGGAAGTGATATTGCCTCCTTGGTATGGTGATCAACACACCATGCCCAAGCTA from Carya illinoinensis cultivar Pawnee chromosome 6, C.illinoinensisPawnee_v1, whole genome shotgun sequence includes:
- the LOC122314200 gene encoding uncharacterized protein LOC122314200 codes for the protein MEDVLTELPPPSRFFEEDLNNFTAPSPPLPSPSLIFSNPKHDEPLRPSLLIIAVSSPSIHIFHHLSSKTLIGSVILPEIPFSGSSTEPSIGDKSCNIYTLNVADDSIILVSVQCPIAAERSHIVAKFLIADQIIPERVLILDSIQSRNFRGKLSPDETFVFKLETSSEKREGLGEGNGSSSLLKGIDYFPSGSLVDGLAAALLGRCQMKNIKGTLCLSWPEFGGPVVSLLKSILHKSVLPGLDLSINGGIGDEYSRFSWTKDRPVYSEFYT